ttgtctggccagggaaggccaagatttatgaggtgtcactaaagtttcagagagggctgctatctggtcagagagccaggcatgggtgagttcaaggcacgggcaggcattccaagcaggttcagagtTTGCAGTAaattatagtaaagccaaaattagcttttcatggctttgtggcgaggtggctcccaattttaagaaaagatcaggttgggtctatcaataGGAGTGCGATTCAAGCCCTCCCCAGACCCCTGACATCTACATATGCATGGTGTATACTTCACAAGCCAAATCCTGTacatttattttctgccttttgttttcctctgCAGGGATTCCACGCTGCTTCTCCTCTTTGTATGTTGGCTTCTGCAGACCTGTGAGCCGAAATCACCGAAGGCCTCCAAGCCAAACATCCTGCTGATCTTGGCAGATGATCTGGGCATCGGGGATGTTGGTTGCTATGGGAACGATACACTGAGGTAGAGTGCTGTTTGGGTGGTGGggtggtgctgtgtgtgtgtgtgcagtttagtggaataatttacttaaaatcGACCAGTGCAAATGAAATTTCTTAGTGCTGTGGAACTCAGCACCAAACATGATTCTCTCCAAGAGTAAAAACAGGGTCTTACCGCTCTCAAACAACTTGAGGCCGGGCTGAGTTTGTGAGGGttttcctggggctgctgtaataaataaccaaaaacaaAGAGACTTAAAAGTAATCCCTAGAGGGCAGAAGCTGGACCAGGGTCCCAGCTTGAACTCCCTGCACAGGCTCCAgggaggctcctcctgcctctccagctcctgggctccaggtggccctgggctggtGGCCCCTCACTCCAGTCTCTACCTCCATCTCCATGGGGCTCCTCCTCTGtatctgtgtcccctcctctgtctctggggAGGACACGGCCATTGCATGAGGGCCCCTtgacccaggaggagcccatCTCAGGACCCTTCACTGACGACCTCTGCAGAGACCCTGTTCCCACACCAGGTCccattcacaggttctggggtcCAGCTGTGCACAGGACCTGCCTCTTACAATGGTGTCCAGATCCCTCCACAGGCTCCAgggaggctcctcctgcctccccagctcctggggtTCCAGGTGGCCCTTGGCAGAACAATATGGTGGCCCCTCAAAATCTTAGGATTGAATCACACTATGATTCAGCAATGCCACCGCTGGGTTCAGACCAAAGGATTTGAAAGCTATGGGTCCAAAAGATACTCACATATCCTGTGTTCCACAGAAACCCTGATCCCCAGTATGACTGGAGACTATGGCCAAAATGGGGGCCAAGGAGAAGGTCTGAATGGGGGTCTTTGGAGGCCAGAGGATCTTAGGGAGTggggtattttcttattttggctAAACTGTATGGAGGATTACACACAGGCTTGTAAAATTGTACTCCGTTCTGAGCCCTTTATTCTCAGGTTAGCAAATCACTAGAATTTTACCCCAAATCCATCAGCATGCATCTTATGTATCCATCCATGACCGAGCCATCCCTTCACCCACCCATCTGTCCATGTTTTCATCCAGGCATCATCCATTTGTCTATCTGCCCATCCACCTATgttggatggatgggtggatgggtgggtgggtgggtggatggatgggtggatgggtggatggatggatgggtggatggatgggtggatgggtggatggatggatgggtggatgggtggatgggtgggtggatggatggataggtggatggatagatgtgtggatgggtggatgggtggatggatggatggatggatagatgaggGGGTGGATGGATGcctggatggatgggtggatgggttggtgggtgggtggatggatgggtggatggatggatatatgggtggatgagtagatggatggatgggtgggtgagtgggtggatggatagatggatggatggatggatagatggttgtctggatgaatagatggatggatgggtggatgggtgggtggatgggtggatggatgggtggatgggtggatggtgggtggatggatggatggatgggtggatgggtgggtggatggatgggtggctggatgggtggatggatgggtgggtggatggatggatgggtggatgggtgggtggatggatgggtgggtggatgggtggatggtgggtggatggatggatggatgggtgggtggatggatggatggatggatgggtggttggatgggtggatgggtgggtggatgggtggatggatggatggatgggtggatgggtggatggatggatggatgggtggatggtgggtggtgggtggatggatggatggatgggtggatgggtgggtggatggatgggtggatggtgggtggatgggtgggtggatggatggatggatgggtggatgggtgggtggatggatgggtggctggatgggtggatggatgggtgggtggatgggtggatggatgggtgggtggatggatggatgggtgggtgggtggatgggtggatggatggatggatagatggttgcctggatggatggatggatggatggatggatggatggatggatgggtggctgggtgggtggatggatggatgggtggttgGATGGGTGGGCAGATGGGTGGCTGGATGGGCAaatgggtagatgggtggatgagtgaatggatgaatggatgtatggatggatgaatggttgaatagtggatgaatgggtgggtgggtgagtggatgggtggTTGGATGGATGGGTGCATgggtggctggctggctggatggATGGAAGGACTGACAAGGTTGTTTACCTTGGTCCTACTGGTGCACTGGCCCAGATCACTCTCTGTGATGGGCCCATCCTGTTCATTGTAGGATGTTGAACATCATTTCTGGTCTCCACCTGCTGCTCACCAATAGCACCACATCCCAAAGTGGGCATCCCCAGTGTCTCTGTTCTTTGCCAGTTGTCCTCAGGGGACTAGAACTGTCCTTATGGGGGGCCATTAAGTGGTCAGCTTTGGGTGCATGAAAAACAAGGTCTGAGCTTCTATAGCTTAGCTCCCACCAGATGCAGCCTCCTCCAAGGTAGAAGGGAAGAGACTAGCACCTGTCATCTGCCAGTCTGTGGGGAAATTCCTTGAGCTCTAGGGGCTGGGTCACTGCCTTTGGGATTCATATCTATAGTGAGATTCTCAATCAGTTTTTGCACATCCGACTGCAAAAGCTCTTAGGTGGAGTGTTTCATCTTCTCTTTGAATTTTGCACCTGAGAAAGCTGGTAGTAAACTCAGGGTGCACCCTTCAGGAATGCTGGTGGGATATTCAAAGCACACAAGCCCCCTGGGTTGcataacccccccccaaaaaaataagaaaaagccaaAAACTTTGCCTTTGTGTGTGACATCGGTCATCTCTTCCTTCAAACGTAATTTTGTTGGGGTCCATCTTCCTAAGAAGCCCTGTGATGTAACCACAGAGTTATTGTGCCAAGAGGTCCCCATAACCCACTCTAAGTGGAGAATGTCACCAAGCAGGTGTGCATTTCACCCACAACCCACCCAAGGTCCTGGCTGAGCCCAGGCTGCCTCTGCGGGATGAGAGCCCACCTCATTCCTGGTTGGACAAAAGCTTCTCACGCAGCCTGTGTTTATAATCACTGTTCAACATCTGTCAATCATCACCCCCCCCCAAAGTGAAATCAGCAAGGTGTCTGTGTGCCAGAGCCCCAGGCCAaagtcaaaattcaaaatctgggGGCCCTTTGTTGCTTTGGCAACAGCTGAGGTGGGGGAGGGCTGTAGGAGGAACCGCCCAGGGTGAGCCTCATCTGTCCTTTGCAAACTCAGAGAAGTGGGCGCCCAAAGACAGGTGCCATGCATCCCCGGAAGTTCCATGCTGGCCTCTGCTGGAGCCCAGTGTGTTCCCATCCCTTTCCCAAGTGACATTCATCTGATTTGCTCAGGACCCCCAATATCGACCGGCTGGCGGGGGAGGGCGTGAGACTCACCCAGCACCTGGCGGCCGCCCCGCTCTGCACCCCGAGCAGAGCTGCCTTTCTCACCGGGAGATATGCCCTCCGATCAGGTGGGTGTCGCGGGGACTGTGGACAGCAGCTCCGGGCTGCAGCCTGAACCCCATCGCCACTCTAGCTGGGTAGCGATCCCCGAGAGACTGGTAAAGTGAAGGCCAATGTGCCCTCCTGCCACCTTCCTGCAGTGTGTGCTCAGAACAGGGTATCCTATGCCCTCACCCCTCAGGACCCTCAGACCTCGTGGCTGTTAAAACCCACGCAcaaagccgggcacagtggcgcacgcctgtcatcccagcggttgggaggctgaggtaggaggctcatgagttcaaagccagcctcagccaaaaggaggccctaagcaactcagtgagaccttgtctctaaataaaatgcaaaatagggctgcagaCGGGGTTCAGTGGTTAGGTACCCCTGGGTTAATCAAATGGTGTCACCGATAACCACGCACCTTTTTCTGCAGTCTAAATCGTCCCTAGCTGATCTGGGACACCCAGCACGATGCAGGTTCTGTGGGAATCGTGCTGatactcagaggaaaaaaaaaattactcagggAAAAAACACCCAACACAAATGTCTGCATGTCTGGTGCCGGAGAAAGGTTCTTTTCCTTCCCATATTTTCCactgatagatagatagatagatagatagatagatagatagatagatactggGTCGGTTCTCATGATAGGCAAGGTGTGTCCAACTTATGCAGCTGACATTGGGACAGATAGTGCTCTGTGGTGGGGTCATGCTGTGCACCATAGCACATTTAACAACCTCTCTGATCTGCACCCACTCCATACCCAGAGCACCACCTCCCACCTTCCCCGAGTGCTGACAGCCAGATCCTTGCCCACTGTCCCCTGGTCTGGTGCCCAGAATCCCCTGTTCCTGGCAAAGGGAACGTGAACCTTGCTCGGCTGTCGGCTCCACAGGAATGGACAACGATGAGTACCGGGTCCTCTACTGGAACGCGGGCTCCGGCGGGCTTCCTGCCAATGAAACCACTTTTGCAAAAATCCTAAAGCAGCAAGGCTATGCCACTGGCCTCGTAGGTATGCGGACGCCTGATTCCCCTCCCATCCAATTGTCGAGGGACCAATTttctccagaggaaaaaaaaacactttcatcctTCTTTGCCTCTCGAGTCAAAACCTCTGGCGCTCTCCGATGGTTTCCAGTTCAGAAGTTCTCCTCATTGCAGAGGGTCAAGGTTCTTTGATATATTCTTTGtcctcttttcttctctggaCCTGTCTATCTTCCTCAGCCTCAAGGAATCAGAAAGTTCTTCAGAGCCTGGCTCTGCCGCCTGTCAttccagtagctcgggaggctgaggcaggaggaccacaagttggaggcccacctcagcaatttagccagggcctgagcaactcagcgagaccctgtctctaaagaaaacacaaaaagggccggggatgggGCTCGGGGGTCgggtggccctgagttcaatccctggtaccaaaaccaaaagcaaatCCTGGCTGAGGTCACTCACGGCCTCCACTGATTCAGGATCTGCTCTTTGGGAGGTTTTCTTTCCCCTGACCGCATCCAAATGGCCCCAGGAGGGATTTTTGTCCCAGGCCACGCACGCGCCCTTGGTGTGGCTGACCACCCACCCCCGCCTGCAGGAAAGTGGCACCAGGGCGTGAGCTGCGCATCCCGCGGGGACCACTGCCACCACCCGCTGAACCACGGCTTCGACTACTTCTACGGGCTGCCCTTCACCCTGATCAACGACTGCGACCCCGACAAGCCCCCCGACCTGTGGGTCAGCGTGGCTGCCCGGTGCAGCCGCTACACCCGCATCCTGGCTCTGGGCGTCCTGACGCTTGCCGCCGCCAAGCTCAGCGGCCTCCTGTCGGTTCCCTGGACAGTAGTCGGGGGCGCGGCCGGCCTCgtcttcctcttcttcatcaCCTGGTTCTCCAGCTGCGGGTTCGTGCGTCGCTGGAACTGCGTGCTCATGCGGAACCACCAGGTCACCGAGCAGCCCATGGATGTGGGGAGCATCACCCGACGGATGCTACAGGAAGCCACGGCCTACATCCAAAGGTGGGGACCCTCACGATGCGGGTGGGGGGGAGAAAGTTCTGAGCTGTGAGTTACTCTGGGGTCCCATAGCAGCAGGTGCATTGGAAAGGTCCAATCTCACACTTCATTCACAAATGAAAGGAAGCTACCCTTCTTCatggctgcatagtattccatggtCTATATGCTGCAGGATTTTTTTTATGGAGTCACTTTTGCCCATGTCTGTcatcctagcagctggggaggctgaggcaggaggatggcaagttggagggtaGCCCCAGCAACTTGGCGGGGCCCTAAgagactcagtgagactctgtaaataaaatatccaaaggactggggatgggactcagtgtggaagcacccctgggttccatctctggtgctaaaaaaaaagaagaagaaaaaggctaGGTCTGACCTCTTCCTATGAATTGGTTTCCACACTCACGTCTCTGCATTGAGTTACTGGGGTTGCATTGGAAAGTATCGGAGTAGTGCTCATGCAGCGGGGATTCCTTCCAAGGCCTAGGgaacacctgaaatcccagagagTACCCAACCATTCATATATATGTTGTAAATCAAGATTCATACATATACTATAATATACAGCTATTTCCATATGCATACATACCTATGAAGATATTTAACTTATAAATCAGGGAAAGTCAGAATTGGCGCCTAATAATATAATGGAGTAAATGTGGCCATGTTCTGCGATACGAGGTGGGTGGATGAGGTATCCCATCCCTCCCTTTCAAAACATCTTCCTGTACTCTACTGACCATGGATGCTGTTTTACTCAGACAAAATTGcccctgtgaccaaaagacccaacaaaaacaacagagaagaaagagttgatttggggctcatggttttctgaggttcagtccatggttggccgactccatggctctggcccaaggggagcagaacaagatggcggcagggcctggaggaggagagcagttcaggacagggcaccagggagcagagagagctctgctcaccagggacaggacagagaccccaaaggcacagcccagggaccccctcctccagccacatcccacctgctgcagtcaccacccagtgagtccatccaagtggattaatccactatgagtctacacccagtgagtccatccaagcggattaatccactatgagtctacacccagtgagtccatccaagcggattaatccactatgagtctacacccagtgagtccatccaagcgGATTAATCCACGGATTAGGTTACACctcttataatctaattttttttaacctgtgaactttcttgcatggtctcacccCTGAGATTTTTGGGGACCCCTCACAGTGAAATCCCAGCAGGTGACCCCAGGTCATGGACGCAGCAGATTCAAGGTCCACTGTCGAGGCCATTCATTGTCTCCCGTCCATAGTTCAAGTGGTTTTCTCCTTTCAGAAACAAGGACAGgccctttctcctctttgtgtCCCTGCTGCACGTCCACACTCCTCTGGTGACCTCGGGAGCCTTCCTCGGGAGAAGCCGCCACGGTTTATACGGAGACAACGTGGAGGAGATGGACTGGTTTGTAGGTGAGTCAAGATCAAGAATGGGGGAGAGTACACCCGGGTCCTGTCCCTTGTTTGTCCACTTATTCCCAGTGAGAGTCTAATTTTGCACCAAACCCATCATTTCGTCAGCAGTCAGTTTCGTGAGAAGCTGTCATTCCGCGTCACCCTTAGTGgtcacaggaagcagagagacaacgTTAGCTTTCAGCGTCGTGGAGGAAAAGGGCTCTGCCTTGGGGGCTTGGGGACATGCTAGAGAGAAGCAAGTTTTCCCTGCCCTGAGCCATCCTCTCACACTTTTATTAGGGCACTTGACCCCACAGGCACCGCACATCGAAACCGCGCCTCCTGGGGACATCCTGGGTATTTCTTTGCAAGTCTCCCCTGGTTTTCGAGGTGACACGGTGCTCAGCCGACCTGGGCAACACAGTCTCAGCGCCGCGATCACACACGCCCCTGTGAGCTCTGGGCAGGGGGCTCTTTCTGTGACTGCCCAGAATGCGGTGGCTTGCGCACCGAATGGGAAGTGCGCGCCACCCGCTGAGACCCGTGTGGGCGCTCCCTCGGCCACCTCCCACCTTCTCCACAGGTAAAGTCCTCCGTGCCCTTGACGAGAACGGTCTGAAGAACTCCACGCTCACCTATTTCGCCTCCGATCATGGAGGGTTACTGGAGGCCACAGAAGAACACCAGCAGCTGGGGGGGTACAATGGGATCTATAGAGGTGAGGGGCGAACCACGGGGAGGGACACCGACAGGGAGCCAGAGGAGCCCTCATCTGAGAACAAGGAGACTatggaggagggggagaaaggatgatgatgaagaagaggaggaggaggatgaggaggaggaggaggagaaggagaaggagatgaggaggaggagatggaggaggaggatgaggaggaggaNNNNNNNNNNNNNNNNNNNNNNNNNNNNNNNNNNNNNNNNNNNNNNNNNNNNNNNNNNNNNNNNNNNNNNNNNNNNNNNNNNNNNNNNNNNNNNNNNNNNNNNNNNNNNNNNNNNNNNNNNNNNNNNNNNNNNNNNNNNNNNNNNNNNNNNNNNNNNNNNNNNNNNNNNNNNNNNNNNNNNNNNNNNNNNNNNNNNNNNNGGGGAGGaaatagaggaggaggagatggaggaaaagcaggagaaggagaaggaggacgAGAAggagtagaaggaggaggagtgggaggatgagggacagaaggaagaagaggagaacgatggggaggaggaggagtaagaggagagggaggagaagaaggaagagatgaaggaggaggaagagaagatggaggaggaggagggaaagaaaaggaagaggagaaagaggagaagaaggaggagatggaagaggaagaggaggagaaggagggaaatgaggaaaaaggaggaggaggaggagataaaagagagatgatgatgttgatgatgatgaaaaggaggaaagatgagGAGAAGGAGTAcgaaaaagagggaggaggagaagaagtaggagatgaaggaggaggagatgtagaaggaggaggaggaaaataaggAGGAGAAGgatatggaggaggaggagaaggaggaggaggaggagatggaagaggaaaaggaaaaaggagatggaggaggagaaggaagaggaagagagagatgagaaggaggaggagaaggaggagaaggaggagaagaggaggaggaggaaaaaatgatGAGTAGGAGAGAacaaggaggaggagctggaggaaggaggaggagagagataggaaaaggaggagaaggagcaggaggaggaggagataagggaggagggggaaaaggaggaggaggagagatggaggagagatgatgaggaggaggacgagaaggatgaggaggagatggaggaagaggaggtggaggagaggagagggaggggaagaggaggaataGAAAgagatagaggaggaggaggagatcgATGAGGAGGAagtggatgaggaggaggaggagaaggaggaataaaggagaaggaggaggagagatgatgatgatgaggaggaggaggaggaaggagagatggggaGGACTGGGAGAGATGAGGAAGAAGATAAGGatagatgaggaggaggagcaggaggaggacaaagagaagaggaaagagaagaaggagaagatgaaggaggaggacaaggagatggaggaggaggaggagatggagaaatatgaggagatggaggaggagaggagatgaaaaaggaggaggaggaagaggaggaggaggagagatgatgatgttgatgatgatgaggaggagagatgaggaggaggagagggaggagaagaaggaggaaatggagaaggagtagatggagaaggagaggagaaaggagggggaggaggaggaagaggatgagaagaaggaggaagggaaagaggaaagagaaggaggaggaggagaatggaggagaaggaggagatgtaGGGCAGATGATGATAAGGAAAGGATGAagaggagagatgaggaggaggaggagaggagatggatgaggaggaggaagtgagagatgaggaggaggaggaggagatggaggaggaggaggagatggaggaggaggaggcggagatggagtaggaggaggaggaggaggaatggtgGAAGAGGAGGATGACAAGGAGTAgcaagagatggaggaggaggagatagaaGAGAGATGattgatgttgatgatgatgaggaggagaggTGGagtaggaggagaaggagggggaggaggaggaggaagaggaggaggaggagaagagataaggaggaggaggaggagcaggaggaggaggagagggaagagaaggactAGGAGATGGTGGAGGATCATGTGGAGATGGaggacatggaggaggaggaggaggaggaggaggagaggaaggaggaagaggaggagcaggaggaggaggagagggaagagaaggactAGGAGATGATGGCAGGATCatgtggagatgatggagatcatggaggaggaggaggaggagaaggagagggaggaggaggaggaggaggaggaggggatagtaaaggaagagatggagaaggaggtggATGTAGAGGTGGAGAGGAGCAAGATGGCTCCCTGCCTTATGCCTGCCTGCTGGGTCCCCACCCTAACGTCCTCAGCCACACACCTCTTTAGGGTAGGACGGTCCCTGCAGAAGCCTAATCGTGATTGACGTCATCTCCTGGCAGGTGGCAAAGGCATGGGCGGCTGGGAAGGGGGCATCCGAGTGCCCGGGATCTTCCGGTGGCCCGGGGTGCTGCCCGCCGGCCGTGTGATCCAGGAGCCCACCAGCCTGATGGACGTGTTCCCCACCGTGGTCCAGCTGGGGGGCGGCCAGGTGCCCCAGGACAGGTCCGTGTTCACAAGGTCGTCTTCCCTCCCTCCTATGAGCCCCCCGTCGCTCCCAGTTCAGGGCTGGAAATGCCACCATCACGTTTCTATCTGCTGTCTAGCAACATCCCTGCATCTTCCATCTGTGTGTCTAACATTGATTATCGGTTCATTGTCGACATCCGTCAATCTGTCTACtgaagacatttattttaaagaactggCTCACGGGCTTGTGACAGCCAGTAGTAAATCCAAAATTCTGGCACTCAGCGAGCAGATTGCACCCCTGGACATTATTTCTATCAGTcttgagaccaaaaaaaaaaaaaaaaaaatcccaacttcTCCAGTAGACCTGTTCTTTGCCTTGAAGGCCTTCAACTACTTAGACAATGCCCACCAACAACGTTATTGTGGGTTAGCGGCTCAACCTAAACTCAAATGCTGTGGGTGGTTGCTCTCCTCCACCAAATACCTTCCCAGCCACATGATCACACATCCGGTGCTCTGTGTCTTCGGGTCCTGTGTTGACCATTCCACCCAGTCCACATGGGAAGTATTTGAAGAACTGAGTCTTACTGAACACAGACAGATATTTTTCTGGTCTCATTCCCTAAACTACAGGAATTTCATGCAGGAGGAGACCCATGGGTCCTAGGAGGACATCCTGTCTCCTCATGGAACAGATGTAGTCACCCTTAGGTTTGGGTATCCACAGGGGTCCTGGCACCGAGCCTCAACTCCAACTCCACCcccactgcaaaaataaattaataggcttaaaatatttttttgaggaaaaacacTTGCATTTCTACATTCAatattcagattttttctttaatcataaaGCAGGACTTCCTTCTTGTCTAGCTGGGCTCAGGAGACTCTGCATGCATATCCAGGGCCATGGCGGGGTGCGGGCGGGTGTGCATAATGGTGAGGGGGTGCTGCCTACGAGATGGCGTGGTGTCTTAGAATACCACAGGCCTCTTGTTAGAATACCCAGAGCCACTCGGTTGAGGAGTCTCCGTGACACACTCATCTGGGGCCCTTGTAGCCCCAGGCTCGCATCCCCCCACTGGCCGCCACTGCTCCTGAGCATCCTTGCTCTGACCCCGCCCTTGCTCTCTGCATCAATCAGGGTGATTGACGGCCGCAGCCTGGTACCGCTGCTGCGAGGAGACGTGGAGCACTCTGAGCACGAGTTCCTCTTCCACTACTGCGGGCAGTTCCTGCACGCGGCCCGCTGGCACCACAGGGAGAGTGAGTACCGCAGGTCCTGCTGCCGGGCGCCAGGGGGCGCTGGGAGATGCAGCcggaggagggagggggatggatagatggatggatggatagacacatggatggatggatggatggatgggtgggtgggagggtggatgggtggatgggtggatggatggatggatggatgggtggatagatgggtggatggatggatggatggatgggtagatggatgggtggatggatggatggatggatgggtgggtgggtgggtggatggatgggtgggtggatgggtggatggatggatggatggatgggtggatggatggatgggtgggtgggtggatggatggatggatggatggatgggtggatggatgggtgggtgggtgggtggatggatgggtgggtggatggatggatggacagatggatggatggatggatggatgggtgggtggatggatgggtggatgaatgggtggatgggtggatgagtggatggatgggtggatgggtggatggatggatggatggatgggtggatgggtggatgggtggatggatatgTGGGCagga
This window of the Urocitellus parryii isolate mUroPar1 chromosome X, mUroPar1.hap1, whole genome shotgun sequence genome carries:
- the LOC113176945 gene encoding arylsulfatase D-like, with protein sequence MGSTQKSARRPRGRASATARDSTLLLLFVCWLLQTCEPKSPKASKPNILLILADDLGIGDVGCYGNDTLRTPNIDRLAGEGVRLTQHLAAAPLCTPSRAAFLTGRYALRSGMDNDEYRVLYWNAGSGGLPANETTFAKILKQQGYATGLVGKWHQGVSCASRGDHCHHPLNHGFDYFYGLPFTLINDCDPDKPPDLWVSVAARCSRYTRILALGVLTLAAAKLSGLLSVPWTVVGGAAGLVFLFFITWFSSCGFVRRWNCVLMRNHQVTEQPMDVGSITRRMLQEATAYIQRNKDRPFLLFVSLLHVHTPLVTSGAFLGRSRHGLYGDNVEEMDWFVGKVLRALDENGLKNSTLTYFASDHGGLLEATEEHQQLGGYNGIYRGGKGMGGWEGGIRVPGIFRWPGVLPAGRVIQEPTSLMDVFPTVVQLGGGQVPQDRVIDGRSLVPLLRGDVEHSEHEFLFHYCGQFLHAARWHHRESGRLWKVHYMTPRFQPAGSGACGDQHLCPCSGDGVTQHSPPLLFDLSSDPSEAWPLSPDSEPMFHAVVQRVGEAVARHRGTLRPVPQQLTLGNVLWKPWLQPCCGTFPFCSCSSDDGDSSSQEPAP